In Chloroflexota bacterium, the genomic window CGAACAGATAATGACTTCACTGAGCGACAACGTCTACATGTCTATTGATTTGAACGTCTTTGACCCCTCAGTCATGCCGGCAGTAGACACGCCCGAGGCAGGTGGCATGCAGTGGCATGAAATTCTGAATTTACTAAGAGCGGTAACCCTGCATAAACGTGTCATTGGTTTTGATCTGGTGGAACTGTACCCCAAAGAGGGCGCTGTTTCTTGCGCTTTCCTCACAGCCAAACTAGCCTTAAAGCTTATTGGCTACGCTATATCATGAGAGACAGGCATTGGCAACCTCAATCTCAGTGGCATTTGACATGGCCTGTCCCTCTGTTCTATTATTAGTACGATTTGGAGCAAAGGGATGGCCTCAAAAAACGCGCCTGATTCAGCTCCATATAGCTATATCTTAGGACAAGTTGCCACTCAGTTTCTTTTAACATTGCCCTCAGAGAAAAGACCAACAGCCCAGCAGGAAGTATACAAATTCGTACGTTGGTACGGAGAAACACGTCCACTAAATGAGCTCACCATACCCGAAGTCGCCAATTATGCCGAGCAGATAACTTCGTCAACCACTGAAGTAGTTGAGAAACTAGGGATAATCAAAACCTTCCTTGCTTATGCCCACAAGCAGGGCTTGACAAGGACAAACTTGGCTGTCCACCTGAAGAGCAAGAAAACTCCACCAAAATCAGCCTTACCTTTGAAACGACGTTACCATAGAAAAGTATTGCTGACCGGCCAAGGCTACGCGGATTTAAAAGCAGAGCTTATCACCCTCAAAAGCGAACGACCGCGCATAGCTGAAGAAATCCAGAAAGCAGCCTCTGACAAGGATTTCCGCGAAAATGCACCTCTAGAGGCAGCCAGAGAGCACCAGGGCCATGTGGAGGCACGAATTAGAGAACTGGAATCGACTTTAAAAATGGCAACATTAGTGGATGAACAGCAGATTGGTGGTCGTGAAATAACTTTTGGTGATAAAGTAGTGCTCCGTGATCTAGCTTCAGGCGAACAGGTAAGCTACACCTTAGTCGATGCTAGTGAAACTAACCCGACAGAAGGCAAGATCTCTGTTGTCTCACCTATGGGTCAAGCATTGTTAGGGCAGATGCAAGGACAAAATGTTGAGGTCAAGGCACCAGCTGGTATTCTGCGTTACAGAATTGAAGACATCCAACATCGTTGAACTTAGGTTGTCCAAGATATTCAAGGCTTTCCAAATTAGGAATTCTATATTATAATAGACGAGCCTAAAGATAGAATTTAAACTACGAGAGTTTTTCCCAAGCAAATTGGTACAGCTTTATGCGTGAAAGCTGTGAGGCATCTACAGTAGTTTGAGAGTAGGAAACGTAAACAGTAATAAAGTTGCAACCTAAGCTGGCGCTCAGCTGGTGTTGGATATTTTGTGCCTATAACTAGCCAGCGACGCTGTCATAGGAATTCAAATCTAAAGGAGGTACACATGGATTTTGAGCTAACAGAGGAACAGAAAGCGCACAGAAAAGAGTTTTTCGAGGTCTGTAAGGAACTTGAGAAAAAAAGGCCACCAAGTTTTGTAGGATTTGAGGCTGTATTTGAGGTTGATGAATGCTGGGAATTCCACCTTTACTGCGCCAAGGAATTCGCTAAAAAGGGGTGGCTTGGCTTAGCCTGGCCTCCTGAATACGGCGGCAGTGGAACCATGATGGACAAAGTCCTCTTCGCCGAGGCGAGAGGATACCATGGAATTCCTGGTGTTGACATCTTTGGAGTGCAAATGCTCGCCCCTACCCTTTTACAGGCCGCAAGCGACGCAATAAAGAAAGAATTTCTGCCGCCAATTGTCCAAGGAAAGGTTATGTGGTGCGAGCTATGGAGCGAGCCCAATGCAGGCTCAGACTTGGCCACTCTGGCCACCACCGCGATAAAAAAGGGTGATGAATACGTTATAAACGGTCAGAAGACCTGGAATACGGGTGCTCACCGGGCTGATTGGGGCTTTGGAGTATTCAAGACCGACCCAGCTGCTCGGAAACACCACAACATCACTTTCATCTTGCTCGATATGAAAACGCCCGGGATAACGGTAAGGCCTATCCCATACATAGATGGCGGTGGCCCATTCTGTGAGGTTTATTTTGATGATGTCCATGTGCCGGCTAAAAATATCGTCGGCCAGGAAAACGAAGGCTGGGCGGTGGTCAATCTCCTCGCCGGTTTCGAGAGGTCGGGGATGACCGAAATCATGGCTATGTTCCGTGATCTGGAAGAGCTAGTGAAATACTGCAATGAGACCAAGCGGAACGGTCAACCTTTAGCCAGAGACCCATTAATACGCAACCGAGTGGCACAACTAGCCTGTGAACTGCAAGCAGCCCGCGCCATCGCATACCGAATAGCTGACTTGCAAAACAGGAACGAGATGGCCCTGATGGATGCATCAGCAGCAAAGATATTCTACAGCGAGTTAGGCAAGCGTTTTGCTTTCGTTGCAACCGACATCGCAGGTCCATACGGCCAGGTCAAAACCTCCCGATGGGCTCCTATGCACGGGGCTTGGGAGAAAGCATTCCAAGAATGTTTCATAACCATCATCTCCATGGGGACAAATGAGATACAAAGGAATATCATCGCCTGGTATGGTCTGGGCTTGCCCAGAATGAAATAAACAAGTTTCGATAGGAGGAATCATGGACCTTAGATTTACTGAAGCGCAAGAGATTTTGAAGAAAATGGCACGGGATTTCCTTACCACGGAATGCCCTAAAACTCTGGTAAGAGAGCTTGAAAAGAGTGAGAAGGGATACTCTCCCGAGCTCTGGAAGAAGATGGCCGAGCTGGGGTGGATGGGATTGGTTATCCCTGAAGAATACGAGGGCATGGGTTACACCTTCCAGGATCTGACAGTCCTCTTAGAGGAGGCAGGTAGGAATATACTTCCCGGACCGCTAATCTCTACCGTAATCAGCACCTTCCCTATCCTCGAGGCCGGGACTGAGGAACAAAAGAAAGAGCTCCTGCCCAAAATAGCTCGGGGAGAACTAATTATTACTACGGCCCTCCTCGAAGCTGAAGGGACATTCAACGCCTATGGAATTGCCGCTAAAGCAACACCTAAAGGGGATGACTTCATAATAAATGGCACAAAGCTCTTCGTTGAAATGGCCCATGTAGCCAATTACACCATCTGCGTCACCCGAACCAAAGATGGGACTTCTCCTGAGAAAGGAATCACCCTCTTTTTAGTTGACTCCAAAGCCCCTGGAATAAGCTGTGAAGTAATGCCCACCATAGCCGCAGATAAGCTATGCGAGGTGCGCTTTGAGAACGTTACTGTGCCCAAGAAAAACATGCTGGGCAAGATAGATGAAGGATGGCCGATTGTGGAAATGATGTTACGCAAAGGAGCTATCGCTAAGTGCGCAGAGTCCATCGGTGCGATACAGACTTGCGTCGAAATGACTGTAGCGTACTCCAAAGAAAGGGTTCAGTATGATAGGCCTATCGGAGCCTTCCAAGCACTTCAGCATATAATGGCTGACATGTGGACCTCAATGGAAACCGGCCGTTATTTAGTCTATGAGGTGGCATGGATGGAATCAGAAGGTCAACCCTGTGCCAAAGAAGCATCCTTGGCAAAGGCATATGTCAACGAGGCTTACAAGAATGTGGGTCAGTGGGCAATAAGATTACACGGCGCCATTGCCACCAGCCATGACCACGATATACCACTTTATTATCGAAGGTCAAAGGCTGCAGACACCACTTACGGCGGCACTGATTTCCACAGGGAGCTGGTAGCCCAGAAAATTGGACTAATCTAAGCACATCTAGATGCAAAGAGCACTCCACTTAGCCCCTCTTAGTCGGAGGGGCTAAGCTTTTTTCTTAACTAAGTGGAAACTAAGAAAAACTATTTGAACTATCAAACCAACTTAACTCTGTGAGTAATTATTCCCTCTTGCTCAATTGCCTCACCAAGCACCTTATGCTATACTGATGTGCAAATTTGATTAGGGAATACTATTAGTAACCCCTGAAAAACTTTGTTTCTCATGGGTTTAATATAAATTAGGAGGTCAAAATTTGCCGGAGTCTATTTCAGTTAAACAGCTCCTACAAGCCGGAGCTCATTTTGGACATCTAACCGGTCACTGGCACCCACACATGAAAAACTATATTTTCACACAGCGCAATGGCATCCACATCATCGACTTAGAGCAAACTGTAGCTATGCTGGATAGAGCCTGCGCTTACATTAGAGACCTAGTCAGTAACGGCCAAAGCGTTCTCTTTGTCGGCACCAAGAAGCAAGCTCAGGGAATAGTAGAAGAAGAAGCCAAACGATGTAGTATGTATTATGTCAACCAAAGATGGTTAGGTGGGATGCTAACTAATTTCGCTACTATCCAAGCCAGGATAGACTACCTAGTTCGCCTCGAAGATCGAAGGGATAAAGGTGAGCTAGATTACCTATCAAAAAAGGAGAGATTGAAAGTCGAGAAGGAAATAGCACGACTTAATAAGCTTCTTGGTGGTTTTAAGGAAATGACTACGCTTCCTGGAGCCCTATTCATTGTTGACCCAACTAAAGAGAAAATAGCTTTGGCTGAAGCAAGAAAGGTTAGCATACCAATAGTAGCTATTGTAGACACTAACTGCGACCCAACAGATATTGATTACCTTATTCCAGCTAACGATGATG contains:
- a CDS encoding transcription elongation factor GreA, translating into MASKNAPDSAPYSYILGQVATQFLLTLPSEKRPTAQQEVYKFVRWYGETRPLNELTIPEVANYAEQITSSTTEVVEKLGIIKTFLAYAHKQGLTRTNLAVHLKSKKTPPKSALPLKRRYHRKVLLTGQGYADLKAELITLKSERPRIAEEIQKAASDKDFRENAPLEAAREHQGHVEARIRELESTLKMATLVDEQQIGGREITFGDKVVLRDLASGEQVSYTLVDASETNPTEGKISVVSPMGQALLGQMQGQNVEVKAPAGILRYRIEDIQHR
- a CDS encoding pimeloyl-CoA dehydrogenase large subunit; this encodes MDFELTEEQKAHRKEFFEVCKELEKKRPPSFVGFEAVFEVDECWEFHLYCAKEFAKKGWLGLAWPPEYGGSGTMMDKVLFAEARGYHGIPGVDIFGVQMLAPTLLQAASDAIKKEFLPPIVQGKVMWCELWSEPNAGSDLATLATTAIKKGDEYVINGQKTWNTGAHRADWGFGVFKTDPAARKHHNITFILLDMKTPGITVRPIPYIDGGGPFCEVYFDDVHVPAKNIVGQENEGWAVVNLLAGFERSGMTEIMAMFRDLEELVKYCNETKRNGQPLARDPLIRNRVAQLACELQAARAIAYRIADLQNRNEMALMDASAAKIFYSELGKRFAFVATDIAGPYGQVKTSRWAPMHGAWEKAFQECFITIISMGTNEIQRNIIAWYGLGLPRMK
- the rpsB gene encoding 30S ribosomal protein S2; the protein is MPESISVKQLLQAGAHFGHLTGHWHPHMKNYIFTQRNGIHIIDLEQTVAMLDRACAYIRDLVSNGQSVLFVGTKKQAQGIVEEEAKRCSMYYVNQRWLGGMLTNFATIQARIDYLVRLEDRRDKGELDYLSKKERLKVEKEIARLNKLLGGFKEMTTLPGALFIVDPTKEKIALAEARKVSIPIVAIVDTNCDPTDIDYLIPANDDAIKALKLICSKIADAVLEGKMIKETGEMGTIELAPVDTERTQLMEPHIFAPDEDE
- a CDS encoding acyl-CoA dehydrogenase; the protein is MDLRFTEAQEILKKMARDFLTTECPKTLVRELEKSEKGYSPELWKKMAELGWMGLVIPEEYEGMGYTFQDLTVLLEEAGRNILPGPLISTVISTFPILEAGTEEQKKELLPKIARGELIITTALLEAEGTFNAYGIAAKATPKGDDFIINGTKLFVEMAHVANYTICVTRTKDGTSPEKGITLFLVDSKAPGISCEVMPTIAADKLCEVRFENVTVPKKNMLGKIDEGWPIVEMMLRKGAIAKCAESIGAIQTCVEMTVAYSKERVQYDRPIGAFQALQHIMADMWTSMETGRYLVYEVAWMESEGQPCAKEASLAKAYVNEAYKNVGQWAIRLHGAIATSHDHDIPLYYRRSKAADTTYGGTDFHRELVAQKIGLI